The genomic region CCAGCATTTGCCGAAGGGCTTCAAGTTTACCCTCGCTGTCTTCAAGAAGCCTCAATCCTGCCCTAACCACTTCACTGGCAGAGCCGTAGCGGCCGCTTTCGAGTTGGCGTGTAATAAAGCCATCAAAATGTGTTCCAAGCGTCATGCTGGTGTTCTTGGCCATAACGAATCTCCCGAGTACCTAAATATACCTAATACTGGTATAAAAATCATAACAAGTCAATGCACTGGAGCCACAAAGCTGTGTTTTGCAATTTATGCACTACGCTGCCGCTTGGTTAACATAAATTACAACTCCGCTTTATGTCCCAGTGATTGAAGCGTTATCGCGCAATGAAACCAGACTGATTCGCTTCGTTACAGCTACCGGTTATTCACGCTTTATAACTCATAAACTTACTCTTCAAATGGAGATTCGATATGAATATATCTGAAAAGTTTTGGGATA from Aestuariirhabdus haliotis harbors:
- a CDS encoding type II toxin-antitoxin system ParD family antitoxin translates to MAKNTSMTLGTHFDGFITRQLESGRYGSASEVVRAGLRLLEDSEGKLEALRQMLVDGENSGVSDYSLESFISEMDEDGNK